The Callithrix jacchus isolate 240 chromosome X, calJac240_pri, whole genome shotgun sequence genome contains a region encoding:
- the LOC144580971 gene encoding histone H2B type F-M-like: MAEPSSKPTSEEDQSPQEPKEASSATAQKQEKRGRRGSGRHHAGCGGDSFQDGFVTYFPSALNQVHQGLSLSPEALSVMECMIRDILDRIATEAGQLARYAKRVTITPWDIQIAVRLLLPGKTGKCAELQGTNAVLRTSLCALWKQRK, encoded by the exons ATGGCTGAGCCTTCCTCTAAGCCAACCTCTGAGGAAGACCAGAGCCCCCAGGAACCCAAAGAGGCCAGCTCCGCGACGGCCCAGAAGCAGGAGAAACGAGGGCGCCGAGGGTCCGGCAGGCACCACGCCGGTTGTGGCGGGGACAGCTTTCAGGACGGCTTCGTCACGTATTTCCCCTCGGCGCTGAACCAGGTTCACCAGGGTCTCAGCCTTTCCCCGGAGGCCCTCAGTGTCATGGAGTGTATGATTCGTGACATACTGGACCGCATCGCCACTGAGGCTGGTCAACTGGCTCGCTACGCCAAGCGGGTGACCATCACCCCCTGGGACATCCAGATCGCCGTGCGACTGCTGCTCCCGGGGAAGACAGGCAAGTGTGCGGAGTTACAGGGCACGAATGCCGTCCTCAG AACTTCATTATGTGCGTTATGGAAACAGAGAAAGTGA